A region of Capra hircus breed San Clemente chromosome 11, ASM170441v1, whole genome shotgun sequence DNA encodes the following proteins:
- the NTSR2 gene encoding neurotensin receptor type 2, whose protein sequence is METGSPRAPGPSPGPALSLDARLGVDTRLWAKVLFTALYSLIFALGTAGNALSVHVVLKARAGPPGRLRCHVLSLALSALLLLLVGVPMELYNFVWFHYPWVFGDLGCRAYYFVRELCAYATVLSVASLSAERCLAVCQPLRARSLLTPRKTRRLLSIVWAASLGLALPMAVIMGQKHELETAGGDPEPASRVCTVLVSRATLQVFVQVNVLVSFVLPLALTAFLNGVTVSHLAALCSQMPSPPTAGSSAPSRLELMSEERKTLALGDQAALVRHKDSRQIRGLRRSIQILRAIVVVYVVCWMPYHIRRLMYCYVPDERWTDKLYDFYHYFYMVTNTLFYVSSAVTPVLYNAVSSSFRKLFLEALGSLCREHHPMESFPPGTPEPRPSGYSFQLWGSPRTPSLDEIE, encoded by the exons ATGGAGACTGGCAGCCCGCGGGCCCCGGGACCCAGCCCCGGGCCCGCGCTGAGCCTGGACGCGCGGCTGGGCGTGGACACGCGCCTCTGGGCCAAGGTGCTGTTCACCGCGCTCTACTCTCTCATCTTCGCGCTGGGCACAGCGGGCAATGCGCTGTCCGTGCACGTGGTGCTGAAGGCGCGGGCCGGGCCCCCGGGGCGCCTGCGCTGCCACGTGCTCAGCCTGGCGCTCTccgccctgctgctgctgctggtcggCGTGCCCATGGAGCTCTACAACTTCGTGTGGTTCCACTACCCCTGGGTCTTCGGAGATCTGGGCTGCCGCGCCTACTATTTCGTGCGCGAGCTGTGCGCCTACGCCACGGTGCTCAGCGTGGCCAGCCTGAGCGCCGAGCGCTGCCTGGCCGTGTGCCAGCCCCTGCGCGCCCGAAGCCTGCTGACTCCGCGCAAGACCCGCCGCCTGCTGTCCATCGTCTGGGCCGCCTCGCTCGGCCTGGCCCTGCCCATGGCCGTCATCATGGGGCAGAAGCACGAGCTGGAGACGGCGGGCGGGGACCCGGAGCCCGCCTCGCGCGTGTGCACCGTGCTGGTGAGCCGAGCCACCCTGCAGGTCTTCGTCCAG GTGAATGTGCTGGTGTCCTTCGTGCTCCCTTTGGCATTAACCGCTTTCCTGAACGGGGTCACCGTGAGCCACCTGGCAGCCCTCTGCTCCCAGATGCCGTCCCCTCCCACTGCAGGCAGTTCTGCCCCCAGCCGCCTGGAGCTAATGAGCGAGGAGAGGAAGACACTGGCCCTGGGGGACCAGGCCGCCCTGGTGAGACACAAGGACTCCCGCCAGATCCGTGGCCTCCGGCGCAGCATCCAAATTCTCA GAGCCATTGTGGTCGTGTATGTCGTCTGCTGGATGCCGTACCACATCCGCAGGCTCATGTACTGCTACGTCCCTGACGAACGGTGGACCGA CAAGCTCTACGATTTCTACCACTACTTCTACATGGTGACCAACACGCTCTTCTACGTCAGCTCGGCAGTGACGCCTGTCCTGTACAACGCGGTGTCCTCCTCCTTCAGAAAACTCTTCCTGGAGGCCCTCGGCTCCCTGTGTCGAGAGCACCACCCCATGGAGTCATTCCCCCCGGGGACCCCAGAGCCACGCCCGAGTGGGTACAGCTTCCAGCTCTGGGGCTCCCCCAGGACCCCCAGCCTGGATGAAATCGAATAA